Proteins from a genomic interval of Rosa chinensis cultivar Old Blush chromosome 2, RchiOBHm-V2, whole genome shotgun sequence:
- the LOC112188438 gene encoding cytochrome c1 — MATVEVQSAQTAFAAENTTHQHEEPANAQETTTAATTEVMTVAEPAEVEPEPVKAEEEPKEAEPAAEAASDEPAAAAPEAETPVEVVTKEVALEEVVPSEEAPVEKTTEEETTPDQVDKVEPEPEEPVVDVVEETKENSSGDDVQSVETTPPVAPAPEAEPELESAAEEPKEEVAVIKEEEKPAVEEEKPAAAEEEKVDTEVPVEKAE; from the exons ATGGCCACTGTTGAG GTTCAATCGGCACAGACCGCTTTCGCTGCAGAGAACACAACTCATCAACATGAGGAACCAGCTAACGCTCAAGAGACTACCACTGCTGCTACTACTGAAGTAATGACAGTAGCAGAACCAGCTGAAGTAGAACCGGAGCCTGTGAAGGCGGAGGAGGAGCCAAAGGAGGCGGAGCCAGCTGCTGAGGCGGCTTCGGATGAGCCAGCAGCTGCGGCTCCAGAAGCTGAAACTCCAGTTGAAGTTGTGACAAAGGAGGTGGCTCTAGAGGAAGTTGTCCCGTCAGAAGAAGCACCGGTTGAGAAGACTACTGAAGAGGAAACTACTCCTGATCAGGTTGATAAGGTAGAGCCGGAGCCAGAAGAACCAGTCGTCGACGTTGTGGAGGAGACCAAAGAGAACAGTAGTGGTGATGATGTTCAGTCTGTTGAGACTACTCCTCCGGTGGCGCCAGCACCGGAAGCAGAACCAGAACTGGAATCGGCAGCTGAGGAGCCTAAGGAAGAGGTCGCAGTAATCAAGGAGGAAGAGAAGCCTGCAGTTGAGGAAGAGAAGCCAGCTGCTGCTGAGGAGGAGAAAGTTGATACTGAAGTCCCAGTAGAGAAAGCTGAGTAA